The following proteins are co-located in the Oceanispirochaeta sp. genome:
- a CDS encoding sugar ABC transporter permease produces MLGLRYAFFDYDLRGVGGFIGFEHFNDAFGSDGFMRAFKNTLILSSANICIQMTLTITISLLLNELKNQVFKRIVQTVVYLPHFLSWVVVGALFTLILSRQGGLVNMLIESSGGDLKYFLGDVKLWRGTYLFILSWREVGWGTVIFLAALSGVDPQLYEAAIMDGANRWKQMLYITIPHLIPVIIIVLVMNLAKIFNLFESVFVLYNPLVYKVSDVIQTYVYRSGIAEYRFGYATAVGLFRSVIAFFLVMSANKAAKYFRGESVL; encoded by the coding sequence ATGTTGGGTTTGAGATACGCCTTTTTTGATTATGACCTGAGAGGTGTCGGCGGATTCATAGGTTTTGAACATTTCAATGATGCATTCGGCAGTGATGGATTTATGAGAGCATTTAAAAACACCCTCATATTAAGCTCAGCCAATATTTGCATTCAGATGACTCTGACCATCACCATTTCCCTCTTACTGAATGAACTTAAAAATCAAGTTTTTAAAAGAATTGTCCAAACGGTGGTCTACCTGCCCCACTTTCTTTCCTGGGTAGTTGTAGGGGCGCTCTTCACTCTGATCCTGTCCCGACAGGGCGGATTGGTGAACATGCTCATTGAATCAAGCGGAGGAGATCTTAAGTATTTCCTGGGGGATGTCAAACTCTGGCGGGGCACCTATCTTTTTATATTAAGCTGGCGGGAAGTCGGATGGGGTACAGTCATTTTTCTGGCAGCCCTGTCAGGAGTGGATCCACAGCTCTACGAAGCGGCCATTATGGACGGCGCCAACCGCTGGAAACAGATGCTTTATATAACCATACCCCACCTCATACCGGTCATTATCATCGTGCTGGTTATGAACCTTGCAAAAATATTCAACTTGTTTGAGTCGGTATTTGTTCTCTACAATCCCCTGGTGTACAAGGTTTCTGATGTCATCCAGACCTATGTATATCGATCTGGAATTGCAGAATACAGATTTGGTTATGCCACAGCAGTTGGGCTGTTCAGATCAGTTATCGCCTTTTTTCTCGTCATGAGTGCTAATAAAGCAGCCAAGTATTTCCGCGGCGAATCGGTACTGTAG
- a CDS encoding carbohydrate ABC transporter permease yields the protein MIKKHSIHKQSSAYIAFRAINIVIMLTIILLIMIPILKIIIDSFDEKASETVFRIFPETFTLGAYKLIVSRPSIFRPLMISFITTISGTILAMSVTSLYAYGLSQRSLPGRKFLLVLALITMVFRAGMIPLFLVIRDLGLMNSLLAVILVHAMDAYYLLLLKNFFEGIPTSIFDAAEIDGCSPLQTFIRVVLPLSKPGLAAIGLFYTVFYWNQFFDYILYIQTKPNLHNFQVFLRSLVIETDTQGFEGFSFATQSLKNAAITVSIIPVLVLYPFVQKYFVKGINLGAVKG from the coding sequence ATGATTAAAAAGCACTCAATCCATAAACAATCATCTGCATATATAGCCTTCAGGGCCATCAATATTGTCATAATGCTCACTATTATTTTGCTCATAATGATCCCGATCCTGAAAATCATCATCGATTCATTTGATGAAAAAGCATCGGAAACTGTTTTCAGAATATTCCCTGAAACATTCACCCTGGGTGCCTATAAACTCATAGTAAGCCGCCCGTCCATATTCAGACCTCTTATGATCAGTTTCATAACAACAATATCAGGAACGATTCTTGCCATGTCTGTCACGTCACTCTATGCATATGGGCTGTCCCAGAGATCTTTGCCGGGAAGAAAATTCCTTCTTGTCCTTGCCCTGATAACAATGGTTTTTCGTGCTGGAATGATTCCCCTATTTCTTGTGATAAGAGATCTCGGCCTCATGAACTCACTCCTGGCAGTTATTTTAGTCCACGCCATGGATGCCTATTACCTTCTCCTGCTGAAGAATTTCTTTGAAGGTATTCCAACCAGTATTTTTGATGCGGCAGAAATTGATGGATGTTCTCCCCTGCAGACTTTTATCCGCGTGGTACTGCCCCTCTCAAAACCAGGATTGGCGGCAATAGGACTGTTTTACACGGTGTTCTATTGGAATCAGTTCTTCGATTACATCCTGTACATCCAGACAAAACCGAATCTTCATAATTTTCAGGTATTTCTGAGAAGTCTGGTCATAGAAACAGATACCCAGGGGTTTGAAGGATTCTCTTTTGCCACACAGAGTCTTAAAAATGCAGCCATCACAGTGTCGATAATTCCGGTTCTTGTTTTGTACCCTTTTGTACAAAAATACTTCGTCAAAGGTATAAACCT